Proteins from a single region of Zavarzinella sp.:
- the bfr gene encoding bacterioferritin — protein MKGKPEIIDALNAALTIELTAINQYFVQSKMCKDWGYMKLAAKHWEESMGEMKHADMIIDRILFLEGVPEIARYDVIRVGTDVKEQFVNDLALESKGAAAYNAGIALAVQLGDNATRDLMERILVDSEEHIDWLETQLNLIENVGLSNYLAHNMSGDAE, from the coding sequence ATGAAAGGGAAACCAGAAATAATTGACGCGTTGAACGCCGCACTGACCATCGAACTGACCGCGATTAACCAGTATTTTGTGCAATCGAAAATGTGCAAAGACTGGGGCTATATGAAGTTAGCTGCCAAGCACTGGGAAGAATCGATGGGCGAGATGAAACACGCCGATATGATTATTGACCGCATTCTGTTTCTGGAAGGGGTGCCGGAAATTGCCCGCTACGATGTGATCCGCGTGGGCACCGACGTGAAAGAGCAGTTTGTCAACGATCTGGCACTGGAATCGAAGGGTGCAGCAGCGTACAACGCCGGTATTGCCCTGGCTGTTCAATTGGGCGATAACGCCACTCGCGACTTAATGGAGCGGATTCTGGTTGATTCGGAAGAACATATCGACTGGCTGGAAACGCAATTAAACTTAATCGAAAACGTGGGACTGTCCAACTACCTGGCACACAATATGTCGGGTGATGCGGAATAA
- a CDS encoding (2Fe-2S)-binding protein, translated as MSCPYDGDCSQCHDSTDELICRCLGVTHDEVVGAVVSLGIRTVREVRTATGAGDGCTCCHRKIAAVIEIYSASPDILCAR; from the coding sequence ATGTCTTGTCCCTATGATGGAGACTGCAGCCAGTGCCACGACAGCACCGACGAGCTGATTTGTCGGTGCCTCGGGGTTACCCACGATGAAGTGGTGGGGGCTGTTGTTAGTTTAGGTATTCGCACAGTGCGGGAAGTTCGCACCGCTACGGGTGCTGGTGATGGCTGCACCTGCTGCCACCGAAAAATTGCTGCGGTAATCGAAATTTATTCCGCATCACCCGACATATTGTGTGCCAGGTAG
- a CDS encoding trypsin-like peptidase domain-containing protein, which produces MNAATSRVIKQFESLLLPGSKKVLRIFACTLLLIYLQTSLYADGLTAESLKKLKAASVFIKVRSNYAFGTGSGFIVYKNSKTGYIATNAHVVMPTLKAEKIESIDIVLNSGRPSEEKTISGSVVFSDKQSDLAILRIESENIPEPLSMIDKVDPIETMTVYALGFPFGKLVAGSNRNPSITISKGAVTSLREDDDGKLELIQIDADINPGCSGGPVVDEKGRLIGISKAGIIGTNVNVIVPKYKLNKIAQGSLTRNTLKIVSHDEQTISYLLTAEFLDPFKQINKCTLLYFPADEDGLKLAREWDASNPGKTIENHKFCKSYEIEIVEGKAAVTIKTPRSTGIVNKSFVAVKYYVDSKLFVSEPELVINKLSAQVGSILFTPSKQEFRTSISKLLPLKPIISKSLCDLKTEDLATDEDSPRGPYSKSFYYEACAVWSTDYQHFFVLNPSKGILYKLDFQSLSIIKELSFNSICAWLSVCDDGLLVTGSEKNEIYIVDPVNLKTTRTIKMRKGHRAVSQYGLKHIYVAHITNIGESSLYIYEIKTGQLLRVLHSRSMPAGTTFENLDMSKSGEFIYTSNRFFMSQYPVSGSILDSPIKLKTTTSGERGFQISSIGNFVTVSSSADTRPGVTKSTLLLSDASFPEPVVVLPMDALNISLHDDKKFFIMNARIITEANLGVRFDFNGKAIESYGIQSKIGVTPIVVQYLIHPKSSQIVCIAEHHAARRCEVVIHKLGQTK; this is translated from the coding sequence TTGAACGCTGCAACAAGCCGTGTTATAAAGCAGTTTGAAAGTTTGCTACTGCCTGGGAGTAAAAAAGTGCTTCGAATATTTGCCTGTACTCTTTTGTTAATTTATCTGCAAACGTCTCTTTATGCTGATGGATTGACTGCAGAATCTCTGAAAAAACTCAAGGCTGCAAGCGTATTTATCAAGGTAAGATCGAATTATGCGTTTGGTACTGGATCTGGGTTTATCGTTTACAAGAATAGTAAAACTGGATATATCGCAACAAATGCACATGTAGTAATGCCAACCCTTAAGGCAGAGAAAATTGAATCAATTGACATAGTATTGAATAGTGGCAGGCCGAGTGAAGAAAAAACCATCTCAGGATCTGTTGTTTTTTCCGATAAACAATCTGATCTTGCAATACTTCGAATTGAATCAGAAAACATCCCTGAACCTTTGAGTATGATTGATAAAGTAGATCCAATTGAAACGATGACTGTATATGCGCTTGGATTTCCGTTTGGAAAACTTGTTGCCGGGAGCAACCGCAACCCTAGCATTACGATAAGCAAAGGGGCAGTAACAAGTTTGCGTGAAGACGACGATGGCAAGCTAGAGTTAATTCAGATTGATGCAGATATTAATCCTGGTTGTAGCGGAGGACCTGTAGTTGATGAAAAAGGAAGACTTATTGGGATTTCTAAAGCTGGAATCATTGGGACAAATGTCAATGTTATTGTACCTAAGTACAAACTTAATAAAATCGCACAGGGCAGCCTAACGAGAAATACCCTAAAAATTGTAAGTCATGACGAGCAAACAATTAGCTATTTGTTAACGGCAGAATTTCTAGATCCTTTTAAACAGATTAATAAATGCACATTATTATATTTCCCAGCAGATGAAGACGGGCTGAAACTTGCTAGAGAATGGGATGCAAGTAATCCTGGAAAAACCATCGAGAATCACAAATTTTGCAAGAGCTACGAAATAGAAATTGTCGAAGGAAAAGCAGCAGTAACTATCAAAACGCCACGCAGCACTGGCATTGTAAACAAAAGCTTTGTTGCAGTGAAATATTATGTTGATTCAAAACTATTTGTAAGCGAACCTGAACTGGTCATCAACAAACTTTCTGCTCAAGTTGGATCAATTCTCTTTACCCCTTCAAAACAAGAGTTCCGAACATCAATTTCAAAACTTTTGCCACTAAAACCTATCATTAGCAAGTCTTTATGCGATTTAAAAACCGAAGATCTTGCTACAGACGAAGATTCTCCTAGGGGTCCATACTCTAAAAGCTTTTACTATGAAGCATGTGCTGTATGGTCAACAGACTATCAACACTTTTTTGTCCTTAATCCATCAAAAGGGATTTTGTACAAACTAGATTTTCAAAGCTTATCAATAATAAAAGAATTATCATTTAACAGTATTTGTGCATGGTTATCAGTTTGCGATGACGGATTGCTCGTCACTGGAAGCGAAAAAAATGAAATTTATATTGTTGATCCTGTAAACCTTAAAACCACTCGTACTATCAAAATGCGAAAAGGCCATCGAGCTGTATCGCAGTATGGATTAAAGCATATTTACGTTGCACATATTACTAATATTGGCGAGTCCTCTCTTTATATTTACGAAATTAAAACTGGGCAACTGTTGAGGGTATTACACTCTCGAAGCATGCCAGCCGGTACAACTTTCGAAAATTTAGACATGTCTAAGAGTGGCGAATTTATTTATACATCAAATCGGTTTTTTATGTCGCAATATCCTGTAAGTGGTTCTATATTAGATTCTCCTATCAAATTAAAAACTACTACTAGTGGTGAACGTGGTTTTCAAATATCGTCGATAGGCAATTTTGTTACAGTCAGTTCGTCGGCAGACACTCGGCCTGGAGTCACGAAATCAACGTTGTTGTTAAGTGATGCAAGCTTTCCAGAACCAGTTGTAGTATTGCCAATGGATGCTCTTAATATCTCTTTACATGATGATAAGAAATTTTTTATCATGAACGCACGTATTATTACTGAAGCCAATTTGGGCGTGCGATTCGACTTCAATGGCAAGGCAATAGAGTCATATGGAATACAGAGCAAAATAGGCGTTACTCCAATTGTAGTCCAATATTTGATTCATCCTAAATCATCTCAAATAGTCTGCATTGCAGAACATCATGCTGCTCGACGTTGTGAAGTTGTAATCCACAAACTTGGTCAAACAAAGTAA
- a CDS encoding DUF4261 domain-containing protein encodes MPAEPVESCIAPSHYPKKLKNRARAHSSHVLLYYVGYVKSPHEQYVALASVAGALSQLGAIVVLNEDACTSFPAAALSGADISGDIVELLRTLPLLVLYCGFVKYEVEGTSGVWMRTYGAHLLALPDFAVYASDHEEGQKYFDIFENIFSYLWESDAQLKAGHTMQVGTTEYLRFRKRTKKEYFLDSEGELLVVEIIGPDEINA; translated from the coding sequence ATGCCTGCAGAACCTGTTGAATCATGTATTGCCCCATCCCACTACCCAAAGAAATTAAAAAACCGTGCAAGGGCACACAGTAGTCATGTGTTGCTCTATTATGTCGGATACGTTAAATCACCGCATGAACAATATGTCGCTCTTGCATCAGTAGCTGGTGCATTATCTCAGCTTGGTGCCATAGTAGTGCTTAATGAGGACGCATGCACATCGTTTCCTGCTGCAGCATTATCTGGGGCGGACATTAGTGGCGATATCGTTGAACTATTGCGAACATTACCACTATTGGTCCTTTACTGTGGATTCGTTAAATACGAAGTCGAAGGTACATCTGGAGTATGGATGCGAACTTACGGAGCACATCTCTTGGCGCTCCCTGATTTTGCGGTTTATGCCTCTGATCACGAAGAAGGCCAGAAGTATTTTGACATCTTTGAGAATATATTTTCATATCTCTGGGAATCAGATGCTCAACTAAAAGCAGGCCATACCATGCAGGTTGGCACCACAGAATACTTGCGATTTCGCAAGCGAACTAAGAAAGAATATTTTCTCGACAGTGAGGGGGAGTTGCTTGTTGTAGAGATCATTGGCCCGGATGAAATTAACGCATAA
- a CDS encoding class I tRNA ligase family protein, which produces MEKKGEGFVLKGQPDLRIDARAFKMSKSRGNVVSPDTVVSEYGADSLRLYEMFMGPLEAIKPWNMRSVEGVYRFLARVWRLIVDERAETPILHPHVEESEPAEETARMLHRTIKKVSEDTAGMRFNTAIAAMMEFTNHLNGLPTQSKTVLEQLVLLLSPYAPHVAEELWQVLGHDTTLAYIPWPTWDEALLVESQMEMPVQINGKVRARIMVPADADEQVLEAAALADPKVQEQIVGKTVRKWIIKPKQMINIIVG; this is translated from the coding sequence GTGGAGAAAAAAGGCGAGGGATTTGTCCTGAAAGGCCAGCCCGACCTGCGGATTGACGCACGTGCCTTCAAAATGTCGAAATCGCGTGGCAACGTGGTCTCGCCCGATACCGTGGTTTCCGAATATGGGGCCGATTCATTAAGACTGTATGAAATGTTCATGGGCCCGCTGGAAGCAATCAAGCCCTGGAACATGCGAAGTGTGGAAGGGGTCTATCGTTTTCTGGCACGTGTCTGGCGGTTGATTGTCGATGAACGTGCAGAAACACCTATTCTACACCCTCACGTGGAAGAGAGCGAACCTGCGGAAGAAACCGCACGCATGTTGCACCGCACCATTAAAAAGGTGAGCGAAGACACCGCCGGCATGAGATTTAATACCGCGATTGCCGCGATGATGGAGTTCACCAACCACCTGAATGGACTGCCCACCCAATCGAAAACGGTGCTGGAACAGTTGGTGCTGTTGCTTTCGCCTTACGCACCCCACGTGGCAGAGGAATTGTGGCAGGTACTTGGGCACGATACCACGCTGGCATACATCCCATGGCCCACGTGGGATGAGGCACTGCTGGTGGAATCTCAGATGGAAATGCCCGTTCAGATCAATGGCAAGGTGCGTGCCCGCATCATGGTGCCCGCAGACGCCGACGAACAGGTACTGGAAGCCGCCGCACTCGCCGATCCGAAAGTTCAGGAGCAGATTGTGGGCAAAACGGTCCGAAAATGGATCATCAAGCCCAAGCAGATGATCAATATTATCGTAGGATAG
- a CDS encoding AAA family ATPase yields MHIHDQLKLLVRSGYSLISIETRDEVHATELIRELATELYLPLFEWTVTTGLARTKPSIAAPGIKPGKTVEALDYVLGSKDERELYLFKDLGAFCSEPFISRQVRDVMTKKNVHLFLLDSTPLPESIRRLTIPVQIPLPDSKELENIVKKTYRNIRDTSLMEIKATITTQDLEQIVQTLRGLTGAEAARVVANAVHFDNSLTPDDLPRIVEAKRNLLQSSGCLESVNVNVKTHEVGGLTNLKNWLQRRRGGFSREAIDFGLDPPRGMLLLGVQGCGKSLCAKVVAADWQMPLLRMDPGVLYQKFIGESENRLREALQQAESMAPAVLWIDEIEKAFASASSDSADGGLSQRMFGTLLSWMQDHRSPIFMVATANNIAALPPELMRKGRFDEVFFVDLPTDQAREQIISIHLQRRKRSPAQLHLPELVAATQGFSGAEIEQAVISGLYAAFQEQSELTTEHLLQEIRQTRPLSVLMGEKISQLRAWATNRCVPADG; encoded by the coding sequence ATGCATATCCACGATCAGCTTAAACTTTTGGTGCGGTCCGGTTATTCATTAATTTCCATCGAAACCCGCGATGAAGTCCATGCCACGGAACTGATTCGGGAATTAGCGACGGAATTGTACTTACCCCTGTTTGAATGGACGGTGACGACTGGGCTGGCCCGCACCAAGCCTTCGATTGCCGCACCCGGGATTAAGCCGGGCAAAACGGTGGAAGCACTCGATTACGTGCTGGGCAGCAAAGACGAGCGGGAGCTCTACCTGTTCAAAGATCTTGGGGCGTTTTGCAGTGAACCATTTATCTCCCGTCAGGTGCGGGACGTGATGACGAAGAAGAACGTCCACCTTTTTCTGCTCGATAGCACCCCACTGCCAGAATCGATTCGCCGGCTGACCATTCCAGTGCAGATCCCACTGCCCGATAGCAAGGAACTGGAAAATATTGTGAAGAAAACTTATCGCAATATTCGCGATACCAGCTTAATGGAGATTAAGGCGACGATCACCACGCAGGACCTGGAGCAAATCGTCCAGACTCTCCGTGGGCTGACAGGTGCCGAAGCGGCACGCGTCGTGGCAAACGCAGTTCATTTCGATAACTCCTTAACCCCAGACGACTTACCGCGGATTGTGGAGGCGAAAAGGAACCTTCTGCAATCAAGCGGCTGTCTGGAATCGGTGAATGTGAACGTGAAAACCCACGAAGTGGGTGGGCTGACGAATCTGAAAAACTGGCTGCAACGTCGCCGTGGCGGTTTTAGCAGAGAGGCGATCGATTTTGGCCTCGATCCCCCACGTGGGATGTTGCTGCTGGGGGTGCAGGGGTGCGGCAAAAGCCTTTGTGCCAAAGTAGTTGCGGCAGATTGGCAGATGCCCCTGCTGCGGATGGACCCAGGGGTGTTGTACCAGAAATTTATTGGTGAAAGCGAAAATCGCCTGCGTGAAGCATTGCAACAGGCAGAATCGATGGCACCCGCAGTGCTGTGGATTGATGAAATTGAGAAGGCGTTTGCATCGGCCAGTTCCGATTCGGCCGATGGTGGGCTGTCGCAACGGATGTTTGGCACCCTGCTTTCGTGGATGCAGGACCACCGCAGCCCGATCTTCATGGTAGCTACTGCCAATAATATTGCCGCACTGCCACCGGAATTAATGAGAAAAGGCCGGTTTGATGAAGTCTTTTTTGTGGATCTGCCCACGGATCAGGCACGGGAGCAGATTATCAGCATCCACTTGCAACGTCGCAAACGCAGCCCCGCCCAACTGCACCTGCCAGAACTGGTGGCAGCCACCCAGGGTTTCAGTGGTGCAGAAATTGAGCAAGCGGTCATTTCGGGGCTGTACGCCGCCTTTCAGGAACAATCAGAGCTGACGACGGAACATTTATTGCAGGAAATCCGCCAAACCCGCCCACTGTCGGTGCTGATGGGTGAAAAAATCTCCCAACTGCGGGCCTGGGCCACCAATCGGTGCGTCCCCGCTGATGGGTGA
- a CDS encoding ISKra4 family transposase: MIIPDTSSSINPNFLFGLFDRLASEVNRAVQECMPIRDFEQHVQQSVAQIGASAISLYLEMLGDGDVGEKIQTETGEVLHRSEEPRQRSIRTIFGEHRFEQYVYGVDLGRKIDLYPVDVMIQMPANTYSPWFREVMHYLSTKMSYQESSDVISLLYLQKSPVDTLERNIHNLSESAEQFLNEIPIPAPTAEGKILVVSADAKGVPMVRKTKAIPAFDQRYFPGNRRMATLATVYSVNEYFRTAEEIVAALFRENSNREEKRPEPVGKVVAGFLSQCDAEGVLIRGTHHAMVWAAEQVERRHQSGQPLVRLMDGQTSLWEASDVNFDSYETIDILDIIHVASYVWDAAKVFESHREHQEAFARDRLLRILKGDVKSVVSGIRQKATKSELKAEKLKKINQVCNYFEKNYHRMRYDSYLQQGLPIATGVIEGACRHLVMDRMCRTGMRWKTKGAQAMLHARAIDLAGRTRDFHIYLANQEYQRTDRFRKQLNLSHLLPLPG, encoded by the coding sequence ATGATTATCCCAGACACATCTTCTTCAATCAACCCCAACTTCCTGTTTGGCCTATTTGATCGACTCGCATCAGAAGTCAATCGTGCTGTACAGGAATGCATGCCGATTCGTGATTTCGAGCAACATGTTCAACAATCGGTTGCTCAAATTGGTGCTTCAGCAATCTCGTTGTACCTGGAAATGCTTGGCGATGGCGACGTGGGAGAAAAGATCCAGACAGAAACAGGTGAAGTGCTTCATCGCAGCGAAGAACCCCGACAACGGTCCATCCGAACGATCTTTGGTGAGCATCGGTTTGAGCAGTATGTTTATGGCGTCGATCTTGGCCGCAAGATTGATTTGTATCCTGTGGATGTCATGATTCAGATGCCAGCAAACACATATTCTCCGTGGTTTCGCGAGGTCATGCATTATCTCAGCACAAAGATGTCGTATCAGGAATCATCAGATGTGATTTCTTTGTTGTATCTGCAAAAGAGTCCGGTCGATACTCTGGAACGAAATATCCACAATCTGAGTGAATCTGCAGAACAGTTTCTGAATGAGATCCCAATTCCTGCACCAACAGCAGAGGGAAAGATTCTGGTGGTGAGTGCCGATGCCAAAGGAGTCCCCATGGTTCGCAAGACGAAGGCGATTCCAGCGTTTGATCAACGGTATTTTCCTGGTAATCGGCGTATGGCGACGCTGGCGACCGTATATTCCGTGAATGAATATTTTCGAACGGCTGAAGAGATTGTCGCAGCGTTATTTCGAGAAAACTCGAATCGTGAGGAGAAACGCCCCGAACCGGTGGGCAAAGTGGTTGCGGGATTTTTGTCGCAATGTGATGCGGAGGGGGTGCTGATCAGAGGCACGCACCACGCGATGGTGTGGGCAGCAGAACAGGTCGAACGTCGCCACCAATCAGGTCAGCCTTTGGTACGGCTGATGGATGGTCAGACCAGTTTGTGGGAAGCATCTGATGTCAATTTCGATTCATACGAAACAATTGATATCCTGGATATCATTCATGTTGCCAGTTATGTGTGGGATGCGGCAAAAGTGTTTGAGTCTCACCGTGAACATCAGGAAGCGTTTGCTCGAGACCGCCTATTGAGAATCCTGAAGGGAGATGTGAAAAGTGTGGTTTCGGGAATCCGTCAGAAAGCGACAAAAAGCGAATTGAAAGCAGAAAAGTTAAAGAAGATTAATCAGGTTTGCAACTACTTTGAAAAGAACTACCACCGGATGAGATATGACAGCTATTTGCAGCAAGGGCTGCCGATTGCAACTGGGGTGATTGAAGGGGCTTGTCGGCACCTGGTGATGGATCGAATGTGCCGCACGGGAATGAGATGGAAAACGAAAGGGGCCCAGGCAATGCTACACGCCCGAGCAATTGATCTGGCAGGTCGAACCAGAGATTTTCATATTTACCTGGCTAACCAGGAATACCAAAGAACAGACAGGTTCCGCAAACAGCTCAATCTGTCCCACTTATTACCCTTGCCCGGATGA
- a CDS encoding HTH domain-containing protein, whose translation MSTDMTWRKAIEKVLNGSSTPLHYNEITERIISAGLRKNLGATPARSVNAEISTSMKREGNSSPFIRISKGTFSLRPEAVEWIATPKLLGQQQIGAIPVDFNKQLGIYLLYDGREVIYVGRSTDRPLGRRLYEHTNDRLSARWDRFSWFGLLPVSEKGEIGALPETYPAAKLIPALEAILIEALEPRQNRKRGDDLAAVEYQQKIDPEIEKKKVKATLDAALNKL comes from the coding sequence ATGTCCACAGATATGACTTGGCGAAAAGCCATTGAAAAAGTACTGAATGGCTCTTCAACTCCACTGCATTACAATGAGATCACTGAGCGGATTATCTCAGCAGGTTTGCGAAAAAATCTGGGTGCAACTCCAGCGAGATCTGTCAATGCAGAAATTTCAACTTCTATGAAGCGAGAAGGTAACTCTTCTCCATTCATTCGCATCAGCAAAGGAACATTTTCATTGCGCCCTGAAGCTGTTGAGTGGATTGCCACACCAAAACTTCTTGGTCAGCAGCAGATTGGAGCTATTCCAGTGGATTTCAACAAACAATTAGGAATCTACCTACTCTATGACGGTCGAGAAGTTATTTATGTTGGCCGTTCAACAGATCGACCATTGGGAAGGAGACTTTACGAACACACCAATGATCGGCTATCAGCACGCTGGGATCGATTTTCATGGTTCGGGTTGTTACCTGTTTCTGAAAAGGGAGAAATCGGTGCCTTACCGGAAACATATCCTGCTGCAAAGTTAATTCCGGCCTTAGAAGCTATTTTAATCGAAGCTTTGGAACCACGCCAGAATCGAAAAAGAGGTGATGATTTGGCTGCTGTGGAATACCAGCAAAAAATTGACCCTGAAATTGAGAAAAAGAAAGTAAAAGCTACTTTGGATGCAGCACTGAACAAACTTTGA
- a CDS encoding c-type cytochrome domain-containing protein, whose translation MNNLFQYRRGLLAVLVACATSVSSIAAEPKDKDKITFVDHILPIFRAHCIGCHQGAEAKSDMDLSSYAKIMEGGASGEVMKPGDAENSRLWRLTAHKEGPKMPPREPMIEQAKVDLLFKWIQTGALETLNSKPVVVKPKTDVTLMSVKRGKPDVVPMPTKALPKKLQVTTERANSVTALAASPWAPLVAIGGQKQVLIYNGDTLDLLGVLPFPVGNPTVLKFSQNGSLLLAGGGRGGLSGKVVVWDIRTGEQIIEVGNETDEVLAADISPDQTLIALGSPNKMIRIYSTKDASLVREIKKHTDWIYGLAFSPDGVLLASSDRSGGVWVWEAVTGREFYNLKGHTNSVTGLSWRDDSNVLASCSEDATIRLWEMENGTQVKSWTGHGGGTLDVRFSHDNRIVSTGRDRVTKVWDLNGALQKSFAAHGDLALRADINHDSTKVYSGDWLGNVMAFQVADAKLVGQVSTNPPTPQQVLAKAQELLTQATAAQTQANNAFTNATNVVNQKKAELDAATKLVETTTQALATANATVKATTDKLNATKAMQTAVQQKLPPALMAVTTAKANLEKAKAALAANKDEKQTPALTAKVMEAEKAQTAAVAAEAALKQQAQDLAKAVTDLTTTLTTTTQQVAAHTKAMQAAQAAVPAKKMAFDAATQAVAPLKTALDQATAGLGNATNALNKAKAELDAATSQK comes from the coding sequence ATGAATAATCTCTTTCAATATCGACGTGGGCTGCTGGCTGTATTGGTGGCGTGTGCTACCAGTGTTTCCAGCATCGCTGCGGAACCCAAAGACAAAGACAAAATTACTTTTGTCGACCACATTCTGCCGATTTTCCGTGCCCACTGCATTGGCTGCCACCAGGGTGCGGAAGCCAAATCGGATATGGACCTGTCCAGCTATGCCAAAATCATGGAAGGTGGTGCGTCCGGCGAAGTCATGAAACCAGGCGATGCCGAAAACTCTCGCCTCTGGCGGCTTACCGCCCACAAAGAAGGGCCAAAAATGCCCCCACGTGAGCCGATGATTGAACAAGCCAAGGTGGATCTTCTCTTCAAGTGGATTCAGACAGGTGCGCTGGAAACACTCAACAGCAAGCCTGTTGTGGTAAAGCCCAAAACCGATGTCACTTTGATGTCGGTCAAACGTGGTAAGCCGGATGTGGTGCCAATGCCCACCAAAGCATTGCCAAAGAAACTGCAGGTTACCACAGAACGTGCCAACTCTGTTACCGCACTCGCCGCCAGCCCGTGGGCACCTCTGGTAGCCATCGGTGGGCAGAAGCAGGTTCTCATTTACAACGGTGACACTCTGGATTTATTGGGTGTGCTGCCATTTCCAGTGGGTAACCCCACCGTGCTGAAATTCAGCCAGAACGGCAGTTTACTGCTTGCAGGCGGTGGCCGGGGTGGACTTTCAGGTAAAGTGGTGGTCTGGGATATTCGCACCGGCGAACAGATTATCGAAGTGGGCAACGAAACCGATGAAGTTCTCGCTGCAGATATTTCACCCGATCAAACGCTGATTGCACTGGGCAGCCCCAACAAAATGATTCGAATCTACTCCACCAAAGATGCCTCATTGGTGCGTGAAATCAAGAAGCATACCGATTGGATCTATGGACTCGCATTCAGTCCAGATGGCGTGCTGTTAGCCTCCTCTGATCGCTCAGGCGGTGTCTGGGTGTGGGAGGCAGTGACTGGTCGGGAATTCTACAACCTCAAAGGTCATACTAATTCAGTCACTGGTCTGAGCTGGCGGGATGATTCAAACGTGCTGGCATCGTGCAGCGAAGATGCTACGATTCGACTGTGGGAAATGGAAAACGGCACCCAGGTGAAAAGCTGGACTGGCCACGGTGGGGGTACACTTGATGTGCGATTCAGCCACGATAACCGCATTGTCAGCACCGGTCGTGACCGTGTCACCAAAGTCTGGGATCTGAATGGTGCACTGCAAAAATCGTTTGCAGCCCACGGCGACCTCGCCCTTCGTGCCGATATCAACCACGACAGTACCAAGGTTTATTCGGGCGATTGGCTGGGCAACGTCATGGCTTTCCAGGTGGCTGATGCCAAACTGGTAGGTCAGGTATCCACCAACCCACCTACTCCACAACAGGTGCTGGCCAAAGCTCAGGAACTGCTTACCCAGGCAACTGCTGCCCAGACACAGGCAAATAACGCCTTTACCAACGCCACTAATGTGGTGAATCAGAAGAAAGCGGAACTGGATGCCGCTACCAAGCTGGTGGAAACTACCACCCAGGCACTGGCAACCGCCAACGCCACGGTGAAAGCCACCACCGACAAACTGAATGCAACAAAAGCAATGCAGACTGCGGTGCAGCAAAAACTACCACCCGCACTGATGGCGGTAACCACGGCTAAAGCGAATCTGGAAAAAGCCAAAGCCGCACTGGCAGCCAACAAGGACGAAAAACAGACTCCTGCATTGACAGCAAAGGTAATGGAAGCAGAAAAGGCACAAACGGCAGCAGTCGCAGCCGAAGCAGCCTTAAAGCAACAGGCTCAGGATCTGGCAAAGGCAGTGACTGACCTTACCACCACATTAACGACTACCACTCAGCAAGTGGCAGCTCATACAAAAGCAATGCAGGCAGCACAGGCGGCAGTGCCAGCCAAGAAAATGGCCTTCGATGCAGCAACACAAGCTGTGGCACCGTTGAAAACTGCACTGGATCAGGCAACTGCTGGTTTGGGCAATGCAACCAACGCGTTAAACAAAGCAAAAGCCGAGCTTGATGCAGCAACCAGCCAGAAGTAA